The genome window GAACCCGGCGCGGGTAGCGGGTCCGACGCCGGACAGGGTTTCAAGTTGGGGGCGCAGCTCTGACCATGCTGGATGCCCAGACGATTGAAGCCATCGCCGACGAGCTACTCCAGGCCGCGCGCACGCGGACACCGGTTCCCCTGCTGACCGCCCGCTATCCCGGGATGACGGTGGAGGATTCCTACGCCGTCCAACAGTTGTGGCGGCGTCGTCATGAGGAAGCGGGCCGCACTCTGCTGGGGCGCAAGATCGGCCTGACCTCGAAAGCAATGCAGGCGGCCACCGGCATCACCGAGCCGGACTACGGCGCGATCTTCGACGACATGGTGTTCCAGACCGGCTGCGACGTCGAGTGGGACGCCTACACCCACCCGCGCGTCGAGGTCGAGTTGGCGTTCGTGTTGAAGCACAGGCTGAAGGGGCCGGACTGCACGCTGTTCGACGTCCTCAACGCCACTGACTATGTGGTGCCGGCCCTTGAGATCCTCGATTCGCGGATCGAGATGGAGGGCCGGACCATCGTGGACACCATCGCCGACAACGCCGCCATGGGCGCCATGGTGGTGGGCGGTCGGCCGGTGCGGCCCGACGCCGTCGATCTCCGTTGGGTGGCCGCCATCCTCTACCGGAACCAGATCGTGGAAGAGACCGGCGTTGCCGCCGGGGTGCTGGACCACCCCGCTGCCGGTGTTTTCTGGCTTGCCAACAAGCTCGCCGCGCACGACGACGGCCTGGCCGCCGGGGACATCATCCTCGCCGGATCCTTCACGCGCCCGCTCTGGGTGCAGAAGGGCGACACAGTGCACGCCGACTACGGACCGTTGGGAGCAGTGACATGCCACTTCCGCTAGAGCCGACCTTCCGCGATGTGCTGGCGTCCTCGGGCCGCCCCCTGGCCGGTATGTGGGTGTGCTCAGGGAGTCCGCTGGTGGCTGAGTTATGTGCCGGTGCCGGACTGGACTGGCTGCTGGTGGATGCCGAGCACAGTCCCAACGGCCTCGAATCCGTCCTCGCCCAGGTGCAGGCCATTCACGGTTATCCGGTGTCCACGGTGGTGCGCCCGCCGGTCAACGACACCGTGCTGATCAAGCAGTATCTGGACGTCGGCGTGCAGAACCTGTTGATTCCCATGGTGCATTCGGCTGCAGAAGCGGAGGCGGCCGTTGCCGCAACCCGTTACCCGCCGGAGGGGGTCCGCGGCGTCGGCTCGGCACTGGCCCGCGCCGCCCGATGGAACCGGGTGCCGGACTACCTTGTTACCGCTGCAGACACGATCAGCGTGACAGTGCAGATCGAGTCCGTTGCGGCGGTGGAAGCCGTTTCGGGCATCCTCGCAGTTGATGGGGTGGACGCAATCTTCATCGGCCCGGCCGACCTGTCCGCGACCATGGGCCTGCTGGGTCAGCAGGAGCATGAGGAGGTGCGTGCCGCCGTCGAATATTGTCTTGAGGCCGCGCGGCGGGCCGGGAAGCCGGCCGGCGTCAACGCCTTCAATCCCGATACGGCGCAGCACTACCTTGACCGTGGGGCGTCGTTCATCCTGGTCGGCGCCGACGTCACGCTGCTTGCCCGCGGTTCAGAGGCCCTGGCTAAGCGGTTCGTCCCGGGAGGCTAGCATTGTGGCGCTTTCGCCTACTCCCGGCTCACTTCCACGTAGGCCATGCTCCCCTCACTGGTTATCCGGGCGCTCGACGCCGATGAACGCGAAACTTCCTGCCGCAGTTCTTCCAGTGAGCGCGGTGTGACCACTTCGCCGGAGCGGTGCAGCAACGACAGATACGCGGCCGAGCGACGGGAACCGCGGAAGAGACTGGAAAGGAACAGTGTTCCGCCGGGCGAGAGCTGATCAAGCAGCGCGTCGATCAGCCGGGGGACGTCGTCAACCAGGTGAAGCAGGCCAAGGCCGAGAATCGTCTGGTATCTCGTTCCGGACGCGGGTTCAAGCATGTCCCGGCATTCGAAGTGGATGCGTTCCGGTACCGTTCCGCCGGCCGCAACCGCGATTGCCCGTTCGGCGATCTGAAGCATCGGCGCAGCTGCGTCCACAAGTGTCGTGGTTCGGCGGCTAGCGACGTGAAGCACCTTCGTTGCCGACGCCGTCCCGGCCGCAACCTCCAGTAACGGGCCGTCAGCGGACCCGAAAGCCCGTGCAGCGAATTCGACGAACTGCTCAGGCTTCGTTCCCCAGGCGACGCGGTTGTAGAGAGGTGAACCCACCATGCTGTCGTAGACGGCAGCTCTTCTCCTGTAGAAGTCCGGATTGCCGAAGAAGGTCATGCAGGAATTCTCTCTCTGTCAGCCCTTTCCCGCGCGCAAACTCCGACCGAATTCTCAGGTTCCGGGTGTACCGTTGCGCGCAGAACCCATTCCGGCATCACCAGAACGAGGAAGTTCGCGATGACTCGCACAGGGCAGAACCCGTGGCGGCAGTGGATGCCTGCGGCGGTCGCAGCAGGGGCGATCGGAGCGGCGGCGCTGGTTGTGCCCCTCACGGCCAACGCGGCAGTCGACCTTCCCGACAAGACCGCTGCCGAAGTTCTCGAACTTGTCCGGGACAAGAGCGTGGACGCCTTCTCCGGCACCGTCGAACAGACCTCAAACCTGGGACTGCCCGACCTGTCCGCACTCGGCGGGAGCGTCGGTGGTGGCGGCGTCGGCGGCAGCGGCAGCAACAGCGACGGTGACAGCGAAACATCGCCCGCGAGCGCCGCCGTCGAACTTCTTACCGGGTCCCACACGGCGCAGGTCTTCGTCAGCGGCAAGGACCAGGCCCGCCTGCAGGTCCTCGACCAGCTTGACGAACGCAACGTTATCCGCAACGGCAACGAGCTTTGGTACTACAACTCGGACGAGAACGAGGCTTTCCACGCCGTCATCGAGGACCACCAGGAGCACGACGCCGGCACCTCCGCACCGAATGACCTCGCCGACCGCCTGCTCGCCAAAATTGATCCCACCACCGAAGTCACGGTTGGTTCCGACCGGATGGTGGCCGGCCGCGCGGTCTACGATCTTGTCCTTACTCCCCGATCAGCCGATACCCTCGTGCAGGCGGTGAGCGTCGCCGTCGACGGCGAAACGGGGCTCCCGCTCGGTGTCACCGTGACCGCGGACGGAAGCAGCGATCCCGCTTTCAGCTCCACTTTCACCGACATCAGCTACGCGGAACCGGACGCGGGCCTCTTCACTTTCACCCCGCCGGAGGGAGCGACCGTCACGGAAATCGAGCCCGAGGACCACGGCGAGCACCAGCGCTCGCACGAGCACCAGAAGCCGGACGGCGAGAAGCCGACCGTGATCGGGGAAGGCTGGGACGCCGTCGTCGTCCTCGCCGCTGGGCAGCAGGAAATCCCGGACGAGCTCGCGCAGCTCAGCACCCCGGTGGAAAGCGGGCGGCTCGTGTCCACAACGCTGGTGAACGTGCTGATCACCGACGACGGCAGGATCCTCGCGGGGTCCGTCACCCCTGAACGTCTGCAGGCAGTAGCCGCGCAGCAGTGAGCGGGGCGGCAGAGCTCGTCATCGAGACCGCAGGCCTAACCAAGAGGTTGGGCGGACGGAACGTGGTCAACGGCATCGATTTGGCGGTCCCGCGCGGTTCAGTGTTCGGGTTCCTCGGCCCAAACGGGTCCGGGAAGACCACCACAATCCGCATCCTCCTCGGTTTGGCCTATCCCACCTCAGGCGACGTCCGCGTCCTGGGTGAGTCCATTCCGAAGGCGAGTCAGCAGGTGCTGCCGAGGGTCGGTGCCCTGGTCGAGGGCCCCGGCTTCTATCCCTTCCTCTCCGGAACCGCGAACCTTCTCCGGCTCGACGCCGCCGACCGCTTCGTCTCGCCGGCCACGCGACGCCAGCGGGTGGAGAAAGCGCTCGAACGGGTGGGGCTGTCGCAGGCCGCCGGAAAAAAGGTGGGCCGGTACTCGTTGGGCATGAAACAGCGCCTCGGAATCGCCAACGCGCTGCTTACCCACCGCGATCTCATTGTCCTCGACGAACCCACCAACGGGCTCGACCCGCAAGGAACGCGCGAGATCCGCCATCTGGTCCGTTCCCTCACCGAGGAAGGCACCACCGTGTTCGTCTCCAGCCACCTCCTGGCGGAGGTAGAGCAGATGTGTTCGCATGTCGCTGTGCTCAGCGCTGGATCGCTGGTGGCGCAGGGCAGCCTGGACGAGCTCCGCCGGGCCGGCGAACCTCGCGTCCGCGTGACCACTCCCGACGCGCACAAGGCGCATTCGGTGTTGAGCCGCCTGGGTATGAACCCCGACGACGACGGCGCGCCGGCCAACACCGTCACCGCTACCCTTCCGGCGTCGTTGGCTCCCAATCAGGTGGTGCGCGAGCTGGTGGAGTCGGGCGTTCGAGTGGACGGTTTCACCACTGAGCGGGCCGGTCTGGAGGACCTGTTCGTGGCTCTGACCGGGGAGGGATTCGATGTTGTCCAGTGACAGCGCTCCCCCAGCCGCTGAATCCTCTCCGGCATCACGAGCGCCTGGTCGCAGCAGAACTACCGGACTCCGGTTCATGCTTTCGGAGCTGTCGGTCCTGTTCCGCCGTCGTCGTACCTGGGCGATGCTGGCCGCGCTGGCCGCCATTCCCATACTGATCGCGGTGGCCGTGAAGCTGTCCTCCGGGCCTCCGCGCGGGAGGGGTCCGGCGTTCTTGGACCAGGTAAGCCAGAACGGACTCTTCGTGGCCGTCGTCGCCACCATAGTGGCCATCCCGTTGTTCCTGCCGCTCACAATAGGGGTGGTTGCGGGAGACACGGTCGCAGGTGAGGCCAGCACGGGGACGTTGCGCTACCTGCTCATGGCTCCGGTGGCGCGGGCGCGACTGCTGCTGGTGAAGTACATCGGCGCTATCGTCTTCTGTCTGGCGGCAACGTTCACCGTGGCTCTCGTGGGCATCATCATGGGGTCCCTGCTGTTCCCGATCGGTCCGGTTACCCTGCTCTCCGGAACCACGATCGGTGTGCCCGAGGCGATCGGCCGGGTGGCCCTGGTGAGCCTGTACGTGACGCTGTCGCTATTGGGGCTGTGCGCCGTCGGACTTTTCATCTCCACACTCACCGATGTGCCGGTTGGAGCCATGGCGGCCACGGTTGTGGTGTCCGTGGTCAGTCAAGTCGTGGACCAACTACCGCAGCTTGAGTGGATTCACCCGTGGTTGCTCAGCCACTACTGGCTCGGGTTCGCCGACCTGTTGCGGGATCCGATCGTGTGGGATTCGTTCCTTGCGAACGGGCTGCTGCAGGCCGGATACATCGTGGTGTTCGGTGCACTTGCTTATGGGCGATTCAGCACCAAGGACGTGCTGGCGTAGGGCCGGACCACCAACCGCGAACCAACAGAGCTCCCGGTCACGCCCAGTAGCTGATCAGGTCCAGTAAAGGAGCCGGGCGGCCGGCAGGCGCCGTTCCAGCTCCGCGGTAAACCACGCCCGCATTTCGTTCATGGTCTGCTTCGGGTACACGTACTTCACGCCGCCGAACTTCGAGCGCTTCTGGCTTCGCGAGTCCTCGTCCATCTCGAGCTTGGTCCTGGGATACCAGCCCAGCAGCACCTCCTTGCTCGCCGGGGTGAAGCGGTGGGTGATGATCTCCGCCGTGAGGTCGAGGTTGCTGATCCCGGCGACGGCCGCGGCGACGTCGTCAAGCAGTGCGCCGTACTGTTCCTGCCAGCCGGGCACG of Arthrobacter sp. JZ12 contains these proteins:
- the hpaH gene encoding 2-oxo-hept-4-ene-1,7-dioate hydratase, which gives rise to MLDAQTIEAIADELLQAARTRTPVPLLTARYPGMTVEDSYAVQQLWRRRHEEAGRTLLGRKIGLTSKAMQAATGITEPDYGAIFDDMVFQTGCDVEWDAYTHPRVEVELAFVLKHRLKGPDCTLFDVLNATDYVVPALEILDSRIEMEGRTIVDTIADNAAMGAMVVGGRPVRPDAVDLRWVAAILYRNQIVEETGVAAGVLDHPAAGVFWLANKLAAHDDGLAAGDIILAGSFTRPLWVQKGDTVHADYGPLGAVTCHFR
- a CDS encoding HpcH/HpaI aldolase/citrate lyase family protein; translation: MPLPLEPTFRDVLASSGRPLAGMWVCSGSPLVAELCAGAGLDWLLVDAEHSPNGLESVLAQVQAIHGYPVSTVVRPPVNDTVLIKQYLDVGVQNLLIPMVHSAAEAEAAVAATRYPPEGVRGVGSALARAARWNRVPDYLVTAADTISVTVQIESVAAVEAVSGILAVDGVDAIFIGPADLSATMGLLGQQEHEEVRAAVEYCLEAARRAGKPAGVNAFNPDTAQHYLDRGASFILVGADVTLLARGSEALAKRFVPGG
- a CDS encoding methyltransferase domain-containing protein gives rise to the protein MTFFGNPDFYRRRAAVYDSMVGSPLYNRVAWGTKPEQFVEFAARAFGSADGPLLEVAAGTASATKVLHVASRRTTTLVDAAAPMLQIAERAIAVAAGGTVPERIHFECRDMLEPASGTRYQTILGLGLLHLVDDVPRLIDALLDQLSPGGTLFLSSLFRGSRRSAAYLSLLHRSGEVVTPRSLEELRQEVSRSSASSARITSEGSMAYVEVSRE
- a CDS encoding LolA family protein, coding for MTRTGQNPWRQWMPAAVAAGAIGAAALVVPLTANAAVDLPDKTAAEVLELVRDKSVDAFSGTVEQTSNLGLPDLSALGGSVGGGGVGGSGSNSDGDSETSPASAAVELLTGSHTAQVFVSGKDQARLQVLDQLDERNVIRNGNELWYYNSDENEAFHAVIEDHQEHDAGTSAPNDLADRLLAKIDPTTEVTVGSDRMVAGRAVYDLVLTPRSADTLVQAVSVAVDGETGLPLGVTVTADGSSDPAFSSTFTDISYAEPDAGLFTFTPPEGATVTEIEPEDHGEHQRSHEHQKPDGEKPTVIGEGWDAVVVLAAGQQEIPDELAQLSTPVESGRLVSTTLVNVLITDDGRILAGSVTPERLQAVAAQQ
- a CDS encoding ABC transporter ATP-binding protein; this translates as MSGAAELVIETAGLTKRLGGRNVVNGIDLAVPRGSVFGFLGPNGSGKTTTIRILLGLAYPTSGDVRVLGESIPKASQQVLPRVGALVEGPGFYPFLSGTANLLRLDAADRFVSPATRRQRVEKALERVGLSQAAGKKVGRYSLGMKQRLGIANALLTHRDLIVLDEPTNGLDPQGTREIRHLVRSLTEEGTTVFVSSHLLAEVEQMCSHVAVLSAGSLVAQGSLDELRRAGEPRVRVTTPDAHKAHSVLSRLGMNPDDDGAPANTVTATLPASLAPNQVVRELVESGVRVDGFTTERAGLEDLFVALTGEGFDVVQ
- a CDS encoding ABC transporter permease, translating into MLSELSVLFRRRRTWAMLAALAAIPILIAVAVKLSSGPPRGRGPAFLDQVSQNGLFVAVVATIVAIPLFLPLTIGVVAGDTVAGEASTGTLRYLLMAPVARARLLLVKYIGAIVFCLAATFTVALVGIIMGSLLFPIGPVTLLSGTTIGVPEAIGRVALVSLYVTLSLLGLCAVGLFISTLTDVPVGAMAATVVVSVVSQVVDQLPQLEWIHPWLLSHYWLGFADLLRDPIVWDSFLANGLLQAGYIVVFGALAYGRFSTKDVLA